Proteins found in one Mytilus edulis chromosome 2, xbMytEdul2.2, whole genome shotgun sequence genomic segment:
- the LOC139513275 gene encoding uncharacterized protein, with the protein MEVDKLDVLKWSAFAASSMFAGGAIYINIVDMPALKKVTDNDAARRFWKESFLRAAKWQGGLGMVATLTGGAVWFLDESSNRHLWCIGSSVMATIFPWTMFIMKPDINRLLDDKVLTERGGDWVRTKIDAWNKQHMYRSLVGLSVFGMWMFAISKS; encoded by the exons ATGGAAGTAGACAAACTCGACGTATTAAAATGGTCTGCTTTTGCAGCCTCCAGTATGTTTGCTGGAGGtgctatttatataaatattgttgATATGCCAGCTCTTAAAAAGGTTACTGACAATGATGCAGCAAGGCGATTTTGGAAGGAATCTTTCCTAAGAGCAGCGAAGTGGCAG GGAGGACTTGGAATGGTAGCAACTTTAACTGGTGGGGCTGTCTGGTTTTTAGATGAATCCAGTAACAGACATCTTTGGTGCATTGGTAGCAGTGTCATGGCAACCATATTTCCGTGGACAATGTTCATTATGAAGCCAGATATCAACAGATTACTCGACGACAAGGTCCTAACAGAAAGAG GTGGTGATTGGGTACGTACTAAGATAGATGCCTGGAATAAACAACATATGTACAGGAGTTTGGTTGGATTGTCTGTATTCGGAATGTGGATGTTTGCCATTAGTAAATCATAA